From a region of the Sesamum indicum cultivar Zhongzhi No. 13 linkage group LG3, S_indicum_v1.0, whole genome shotgun sequence genome:
- the LOC105159064 gene encoding E3 ubiquitin-protein ligase arih1-like isoform X3 yields MVLVGMPPLAALKWPAALEFSGGIAANLEGVIALYHQFLAFFRSDSGVSVISFILYSAGTFLAITAPAWIFLVKFSNKRKKINKPFIPAAAFEAEVNGESPEGLTLGPTDDGDVDAEYAEELTTDDAEYAEEMQFHEALLASIFTCEIADNPSSSVQEPIMNTELMKFEIKPENSSQSFCEICLENKESWQMFTNDKCPHSFCYDCTTSHIVTKIQDKLKEISCPAINCKAALNFDACRLMIPEDTLVQWDELLCMSLIPESQKLYCPFRDCLALLVNDSGEVIRKIKCLICKRSFCAECAVPWHSEFTCKEFQKLYAKRGGKDDKIVKLLAKKKNWQKCPKCNVYVEKTEGCVHMTCRCRYEFCYRCGVKWSESHGNCRPKS; encoded by the exons ATGGTTTTGGTGGGGATGCCGCCGTTAGCCGCCCTGAAGTGGCCTGCGGCCCTCGAATTCTCCGGTGGAATTGCGGCGAATCTCGAAGGCGTAATCGCTTTATACCACCAGTTTCTAGCCTTTTTCAGGTCAGACTCCGGCGTCTCAGtgatttcatttatattgtaCTCTGCTGGCACGTTTCTTGCGATCACTGCGCCTGCATGGatatttttggtcaaattttccaacaaaaggaagaaaatcaatAAGCCCTTTATTCCTGCGGCTGCTTTTGAGGCCGAGGTCAACGGAGAGTCGCCGGAGGGGCTGACTTTGGGACCCACCGACGACGGTG ATGTTGATGCTGAATATGCAGAGGAACTCACAACGGATGATGCCGAGTATGCAGAGGAAATGCAGTTCCATGAAGCATTGCTGGCTTCTATTTTCACCTGTGAAATAGCTGATAATCCATCTTCGTCTGTGCAAGAACCTATTATGAACACAGAGCTGATGAAGTTCGAAATCAAACCTGAGAACTCATCCCAAAGCTTCTGTGAAATTTGTTTGGAGAACAAAGAGAGCTGGCAGATGTTCACAAACGACAAATGTCCACACTCCTTCTGTTATGACTGCACAACCAGCCATATCGTGACGAAGATCCAAGACAAACTGAAAGAGATATCTTGCCCTGCTATAAACTGCAAAGCCGCACTGAATTTTGATGCTTGTAGGCTAATGATCCCAGAAGATACACTCGTTCAATGGGACGAGTTGCTATGCATGTCCCTTATTCCCGAGTCTCAGAAGCTGTATTGTCCCTTTCGTGATTGTTTGGCTCTGTTGGTGAACGATTCCGGGGAAGTCATCAGGAAGATAAAATGTCTCATCTGCAAGCGATCATTCTGTGCAGAATGTGCTGTCCCTTGGCATTCTGAGTTCACGTGCAAGGAATTCCAGAAGCTGTACGCAAAAAGAGGAGGTAAAGACGACAAGATAGTTAAACTTCTTGCCAAGAAGAAGAACTGGCAGAAATGCCCCAAATGCAATGTGTATGTCGAAAAGACCGAGGGCTGTGTGCATATGACCTGCCGGTGCAGATATGAATTCTGCTACCGATGTGGAGTAAAGTGGTCTGAGTCTCACGGTAATTGCCGGCCAAAATCATAG
- the LOC105159064 gene encoding E3 ubiquitin-protein ligase ARIH1-like isoform X1 — MVLVGMPPLAALKWPAALEFSGGIAANLEGVIALYHQFLAFFRSDSGVSVISFILYSAGTFLAITAPAWIFLVKFSNKRKKINKPFIPAAAFEAEVNGESPEGLTLGPTDDGAFLPGIIGEIIADVDAEYAEELTTDDAEYAEEMQFHEALLASIFTCEIADNPSSSVQEPIMNTELMKFEIKPENSSQSFCEICLENKESWQMFTNDKCPHSFCYDCTTSHIVTKIQDKLKEISCPAINCKAALNFDACRLMIPEDTLVQWDELLCMSLIPESQKLYCPFRDCLALLVNDSGEVIRKIKCLICKRSFCAECAVPWHSEFTCKEFQKLYAKRGGKDDKIVKLLAKKKNWQKCPKCNVYVEKTEGCVHMTCRCRYEFCYRCGVKWSESHGNCRPKS, encoded by the exons ATGGTTTTGGTGGGGATGCCGCCGTTAGCCGCCCTGAAGTGGCCTGCGGCCCTCGAATTCTCCGGTGGAATTGCGGCGAATCTCGAAGGCGTAATCGCTTTATACCACCAGTTTCTAGCCTTTTTCAGGTCAGACTCCGGCGTCTCAGtgatttcatttatattgtaCTCTGCTGGCACGTTTCTTGCGATCACTGCGCCTGCATGGatatttttggtcaaattttccaacaaaaggaagaaaatcaatAAGCCCTTTATTCCTGCGGCTGCTTTTGAGGCCGAGGTCAACGGAGAGTCGCCGGAGGGGCTGACTTTGGGACCCACCGACGACGGTG cATTCTTGCCAGGAATTATAGGTGAAATAATCGCAGATGTTGATGCTGAATATGCAGAGGAACTCACAACGGATGATGCCGAGTATGCAGAGGAAATGCAGTTCCATGAAGCATTGCTGGCTTCTATTTTCACCTGTGAAATAGCTGATAATCCATCTTCGTCTGTGCAAGAACCTATTATGAACACAGAGCTGATGAAGTTCGAAATCAAACCTGAGAACTCATCCCAAAGCTTCTGTGAAATTTGTTTGGAGAACAAAGAGAGCTGGCAGATGTTCACAAACGACAAATGTCCACACTCCTTCTGTTATGACTGCACAACCAGCCATATCGTGACGAAGATCCAAGACAAACTGAAAGAGATATCTTGCCCTGCTATAAACTGCAAAGCCGCACTGAATTTTGATGCTTGTAGGCTAATGATCCCAGAAGATACACTCGTTCAATGGGACGAGTTGCTATGCATGTCCCTTATTCCCGAGTCTCAGAAGCTGTATTGTCCCTTTCGTGATTGTTTGGCTCTGTTGGTGAACGATTCCGGGGAAGTCATCAGGAAGATAAAATGTCTCATCTGCAAGCGATCATTCTGTGCAGAATGTGCTGTCCCTTGGCATTCTGAGTTCACGTGCAAGGAATTCCAGAAGCTGTACGCAAAAAGAGGAGGTAAAGACGACAAGATAGTTAAACTTCTTGCCAAGAAGAAGAACTGGCAGAAATGCCCCAAATGCAATGTGTATGTCGAAAAGACCGAGGGCTGTGTGCATATGACCTGCCGGTGCAGATATGAATTCTGCTACCGATGTGGAGTAAAGTGGTCTGAGTCTCACGGTAATTGCCGGCCAAAATCATAG
- the LOC105159064 gene encoding E3 ubiquitin-protein ligase ARIH1-like isoform X2, with translation MVLVGMPPLAALKWPAALEFSGGIAANLEGVIALYHQFLAFFRSDSGVSVISFILYSAGTFLAITAPAWIFLVKFSNKRKKINKPFIPAAAFEAEVNGESPEGLTLGPTDDGGIIGEIIADVDAEYAEELTTDDAEYAEEMQFHEALLASIFTCEIADNPSSSVQEPIMNTELMKFEIKPENSSQSFCEICLENKESWQMFTNDKCPHSFCYDCTTSHIVTKIQDKLKEISCPAINCKAALNFDACRLMIPEDTLVQWDELLCMSLIPESQKLYCPFRDCLALLVNDSGEVIRKIKCLICKRSFCAECAVPWHSEFTCKEFQKLYAKRGGKDDKIVKLLAKKKNWQKCPKCNVYVEKTEGCVHMTCRCRYEFCYRCGVKWSESHGNCRPKS, from the exons ATGGTTTTGGTGGGGATGCCGCCGTTAGCCGCCCTGAAGTGGCCTGCGGCCCTCGAATTCTCCGGTGGAATTGCGGCGAATCTCGAAGGCGTAATCGCTTTATACCACCAGTTTCTAGCCTTTTTCAGGTCAGACTCCGGCGTCTCAGtgatttcatttatattgtaCTCTGCTGGCACGTTTCTTGCGATCACTGCGCCTGCATGGatatttttggtcaaattttccaacaaaaggaagaaaatcaatAAGCCCTTTATTCCTGCGGCTGCTTTTGAGGCCGAGGTCAACGGAGAGTCGCCGGAGGGGCTGACTTTGGGACCCACCGACGACGGTG GAATTATAGGTGAAATAATCGCAGATGTTGATGCTGAATATGCAGAGGAACTCACAACGGATGATGCCGAGTATGCAGAGGAAATGCAGTTCCATGAAGCATTGCTGGCTTCTATTTTCACCTGTGAAATAGCTGATAATCCATCTTCGTCTGTGCAAGAACCTATTATGAACACAGAGCTGATGAAGTTCGAAATCAAACCTGAGAACTCATCCCAAAGCTTCTGTGAAATTTGTTTGGAGAACAAAGAGAGCTGGCAGATGTTCACAAACGACAAATGTCCACACTCCTTCTGTTATGACTGCACAACCAGCCATATCGTGACGAAGATCCAAGACAAACTGAAAGAGATATCTTGCCCTGCTATAAACTGCAAAGCCGCACTGAATTTTGATGCTTGTAGGCTAATGATCCCAGAAGATACACTCGTTCAATGGGACGAGTTGCTATGCATGTCCCTTATTCCCGAGTCTCAGAAGCTGTATTGTCCCTTTCGTGATTGTTTGGCTCTGTTGGTGAACGATTCCGGGGAAGTCATCAGGAAGATAAAATGTCTCATCTGCAAGCGATCATTCTGTGCAGAATGTGCTGTCCCTTGGCATTCTGAGTTCACGTGCAAGGAATTCCAGAAGCTGTACGCAAAAAGAGGAGGTAAAGACGACAAGATAGTTAAACTTCTTGCCAAGAAGAAGAACTGGCAGAAATGCCCCAAATGCAATGTGTATGTCGAAAAGACCGAGGGCTGTGTGCATATGACCTGCCGGTGCAGATATGAATTCTGCTACCGATGTGGAGTAAAGTGGTCTGAGTCTCACGGTAATTGCCGGCCAAAATCATAG
- the LOC105159064 gene encoding E3 ubiquitin-protein ligase arih1-like isoform X4, with protein sequence MVLVGMPPLAALKWPAALEFSGGIAANLEGVIALYHQFLAFFRSDSGVSVISFILYSAGTFLAITAPAWIFLVKFSNKRKKINKPFIPAAAFEAEVNGESPEGLTLGPTDDGEELTTDDAEYAEEMQFHEALLASIFTCEIADNPSSSVQEPIMNTELMKFEIKPENSSQSFCEICLENKESWQMFTNDKCPHSFCYDCTTSHIVTKIQDKLKEISCPAINCKAALNFDACRLMIPEDTLVQWDELLCMSLIPESQKLYCPFRDCLALLVNDSGEVIRKIKCLICKRSFCAECAVPWHSEFTCKEFQKLYAKRGGKDDKIVKLLAKKKNWQKCPKCNVYVEKTEGCVHMTCRCRYEFCYRCGVKWSESHGNCRPKS encoded by the exons ATGGTTTTGGTGGGGATGCCGCCGTTAGCCGCCCTGAAGTGGCCTGCGGCCCTCGAATTCTCCGGTGGAATTGCGGCGAATCTCGAAGGCGTAATCGCTTTATACCACCAGTTTCTAGCCTTTTTCAGGTCAGACTCCGGCGTCTCAGtgatttcatttatattgtaCTCTGCTGGCACGTTTCTTGCGATCACTGCGCCTGCATGGatatttttggtcaaattttccaacaaaaggaagaaaatcaatAAGCCCTTTATTCCTGCGGCTGCTTTTGAGGCCGAGGTCAACGGAGAGTCGCCGGAGGGGCTGACTTTGGGACCCACCGACGACGGTG AGGAACTCACAACGGATGATGCCGAGTATGCAGAGGAAATGCAGTTCCATGAAGCATTGCTGGCTTCTATTTTCACCTGTGAAATAGCTGATAATCCATCTTCGTCTGTGCAAGAACCTATTATGAACACAGAGCTGATGAAGTTCGAAATCAAACCTGAGAACTCATCCCAAAGCTTCTGTGAAATTTGTTTGGAGAACAAAGAGAGCTGGCAGATGTTCACAAACGACAAATGTCCACACTCCTTCTGTTATGACTGCACAACCAGCCATATCGTGACGAAGATCCAAGACAAACTGAAAGAGATATCTTGCCCTGCTATAAACTGCAAAGCCGCACTGAATTTTGATGCTTGTAGGCTAATGATCCCAGAAGATACACTCGTTCAATGGGACGAGTTGCTATGCATGTCCCTTATTCCCGAGTCTCAGAAGCTGTATTGTCCCTTTCGTGATTGTTTGGCTCTGTTGGTGAACGATTCCGGGGAAGTCATCAGGAAGATAAAATGTCTCATCTGCAAGCGATCATTCTGTGCAGAATGTGCTGTCCCTTGGCATTCTGAGTTCACGTGCAAGGAATTCCAGAAGCTGTACGCAAAAAGAGGAGGTAAAGACGACAAGATAGTTAAACTTCTTGCCAAGAAGAAGAACTGGCAGAAATGCCCCAAATGCAATGTGTATGTCGAAAAGACCGAGGGCTGTGTGCATATGACCTGCCGGTGCAGATATGAATTCTGCTACCGATGTGGAGTAAAGTGGTCTGAGTCTCACGGTAATTGCCGGCCAAAATCATAG
- the LOC105159063 gene encoding receptor-like protein kinase HAIKU2, whose amino-acid sequence MAAATVYRRSFHLLSLFCLLFVASSDELQTLLSIKAAFQDSNTKVFDSWESSTPVCSFSGITCDSNGFVKEIELSNRNLTGLLPLSSVCQLKSLEKLSLGFNNLYGRVTQELNNCVSLTYLDLGNNVFSGSFPEVSSLSGLVSLHANKSGFSGTFPWNSLKNMTNLQVLSLGDNPFDRTPFPSVILNLTKMNWLYLSNCSIEGEIPEEIGNLGELIELELAQNYITGEIPRGITKLKKLWQLELYLNDLTGELPPGLGNLTNLEYFDASTNRLYGNLSEIRFLNKLKSLQLFQNQFSGEVPAELGDFKNLVNLSLYENKLTGQLPQKLGSWAEFIFIDVSENFLTGPIPPDMCKKGTMVKLLMLQNNFTGEIPGSYANCTTLIRFRVSKNRLSGQVPGGIWGLPNAELIDLAENDFEGPITSDIGNAESLANLVLGKNRFSGELPSQITNASSLVSIDLSYNQFSGEIPAAIGELKQLTTLSLQGNKFSGPIPDSLGSCHAINDVNMAQNTFSGPIPASLGSLPALNFLNLSRNQLSGPIPGTLSSLRLNLLDLSNNRLTGSIPETLWSEAYNGSFSGNAGLCSEKIRGFQRCSPQSNTPQHLRMVLILLMVATVALLVSLAGFCYLKKKDERIGERSLKEDSWDVKSFHVLTFTEDEILDSIKQENLIGKGGSGNVYRVVVGNDKELAVKHIWHSDDYGGRKKMGSSTPILARRRTKSREFEAEVQTLSSIRHINVVKLYCSISSEDSSLLVYEYMPNGSLWDRLHSCKKLSLDWETRYEVALGAAKGLEYLHHGCDRPVIHRDVKSSNILLDEDLKPRIADFGLAKIVQANSNKESTQIIAGTHGYIAPEYAYTNKVNEKSDVYSFGVVLMELVTGKRPIEPEFGENKDIVDWVCGKLKTKESVVSLVDSAIPEVHRENAIKVLKVAILCTARLHTLRPTMRTVVQMLEEAQPWHLLSIVVSKDGGGKKEELMENHKL is encoded by the exons ATGGCGGCGGCCACCGTTTACCGACGGAGCTTCCACCTTCTCTCCCTCTTCTGCCTCCTCTTCGTCGCCTCTTCCGACGAGCTCCAAACCCTTCTATCCATCAAAGCTGCCTTCCAAGATTCCAACACCAAAGTCTTTGATTCCTGGGAATCGAGTACCCCTGTTTGCAGCTTCTCAGGAATCACCTGTGATTCCAATGGCTTCGTCAAAGAAATCGAACTCTCCAACCGGAATCTCACTGGCTTACTTCCGTTGAGCTCTGTTTGCCAGCTTAAATCATTGGAAAAGCTGTCTCTGGGTTTCAACAATCTTTATGGGCGTGTAACTCAGGAATTGAATAACTGCGTTTCGCTTACGTACTTGGACCTTGGGAACAATGTTTTCTCGGGATCATTTCCGGAGGTATCTTCGCTGAGCGGGTTGGTTTCTCTGCACGCGAATAAGAGTGGATTTTCGGGGACTTTTCCCTGGAATTCTCTGAAAAACATGACGAATCTTCAGGTGTTGAGTCTTGGGGACAATCCCTTTGATCGAACGCCATTCCCGTCTGTGATTCTGAATCTTACGAAGATGAATTGGCTGTACCTGTCAAATTGTAGCATTGAAGGGGAAATCCCGGAGGAAATTGGGAATCTTGGCGAGCTGATTGAGTTGGAATTGGCGCAGAATTATATCACTGGAGAGATTCCAAGGGGCATTACCAAGCTTAAGAAGCTGTGGCAGCTTGAGCTTTATTTGAATGATTTGACGGGGGAGTTGCCTCCAGGACTGGGAAATTTGACAAATCTCGAGTATTTTGATGCCTCCACGAATCGTCTATATGGAAATCTTTCTGAAATCAGGTTCTTGAATAAGCTCAAAAGTCTACAGCTTTTCCAGAATCAGTTTTCAGGTGAAGTCCCTGCTGAGCTCGGGGATTTCAAGAATCTCGTGAACTTATCACTTTACGAGAATAAGCTGACAGGACAGCTACCACAGAAGCTGGGATCATGGGCTGAGTTCATTTTCATAGATGTGTCTGAGAATTTCCTCACCGGTCCAATTCCACCGGACATGTGCAAGAAGGGTACTATGGTGAAGCTCTTGATGCTCCAAAACAATTTCACAGGCGAAATTCCAGGTAGCTACGCGAACTGCACCACGTTAATCAGGTTTCGGGTCAGCAAAAACAGGCTATCAGGTCAGGTTCCTGGTGGAATATGGGGCCTGCCTAATGCAGAACTAATCGATCTTGCCGAAAATGACTTTGAAGGGCCTATTACTTCTGATATTGGAAATGCCGAGTCTTTGGCAAATCTTGTCCTTGGAAAAAACAGGTTTTCTGGTGAATTACCTTCTCAGATTACAAATGCTTCATCTTTGGTGTCTATTGACTTGAGCTACAACCAGTTTTCCGGTGAAATACCAGCCGCAATCGGGGAGTTGAAGCAGCTCACCACTCTTTCGTTGCAGGGCAACAAGTTTTCTGGTCCAATACCAGATTCATTAGGCTCTTGTCATGCCATCAACGACGTTAACATGGCTCAAAACACATTTTCTGGCCCAATTCCGGCCTCTCTCGGCTCATTACCAGCTCTCAATTTCTTGAATCTGTCAAGAAATCAGCTTTCTGGTCCAATTCCCGGAACCCTGTCCTCTCTGAGGCTAAATCTTCTTGATCTCTCAAACAACCGATTGACCGGTTCAATACCGGAAACCCTTTGGTCTGAGGCTTATAATGGTAGCTTTTCAGGCAATGCTGGTCTTTGCAGTGAGAAAATCAGGGGATTCCAGAGATGTTCTCCACAATCCAACACGCCCCAACACCTTCGTATGGTCTTAATCCTACTCATGGTGGCTACTGTGGCCCTACTCGTCTCGCTCGCCGGCTTCTGTTacttaaagaaaaaggatgaaCGCATAGGTGAACGGTCTCTAAAAGAAGATTCATGGGATGTAAAGTCTTTCCACGTGCTGACCTTCACAGAAGATGAGATTCTTGATTCCATCAAGCAAGAGAATCTGATAGGCAAAGGTGGCTCAGGGAATGTGTACCGTGTAGTCGTTGGAAATGACAAAGAACTGGCGGTGAAGCACATTTGGCACTCCGATGACTATGGTGGCCGGAAAAAGATGGGTAGCTCAACCCCTATCTTGGCTCGGCGTAGGACTAAGTCCAGGGAATTTGAAGCTGAGGTTCAAACATTGAGTTCCATAAGACACATAAATGTGGTTAAGTTATACTGCAGCATAAGCAGTGAGGATTCCAGCTTGTTGGTTTATGAGTATATGCCTAATGGAAGTCTATGGGACAGATTGCACTCTTGTAAGAAATTGTCCCTTGATTGGGAGACGAGGTACGAAGTCGCCCTTGGTGCAGCAAAAGGGCTAGAGTATCTGCACCACGGTTGCGACAGGCCGGTGATCCACCGTGATGTTAAGTCGAGCAACATTCTGTTGGACGAAGACTTGAAACCTCGGATCGCAGACTTCGGACTTGCAAAGATTGTTCAAGCAAATTCAAACAAAGAATCCACTCAAATCATTGCAGGAACACATGGATATATAGCCCCAG AATACGCGTACACTAACAAAGTGAACGAAAAGAGCGACGTATATAGCTTTGGAGTCGTACTGATGGAGCTCGTGACGGGTAAGAGACCGATAGAGCCCGAGTTCGGGGAGAATAAGGACATAGTTGATTGGGTATGTGGGAAGCTCAAAACCAAAGAGAGTGTAGTGAGTTTGGTGGATTCAGCAATTCCTGAAGTTCATAGGGAAAATGCCATCAAAGTCTTGAAAGTTGCCATTCTGTGCACAGCCAGGCTTCACACGTTAAGGCCTACAATGAGAACTGTGGTGCAAATGCTGGAGGAAGCTCAGCCTTGGCACTTACTCAGCATTGTTGTTAGTAAGGATGGTGGGGGCAAGAAAGAAGAGTTGATGGAGAATCATAAATTATGA